From one Triticum aestivum cultivar Chinese Spring chromosome 4B, IWGSC CS RefSeq v2.1, whole genome shotgun sequence genomic stretch:
- the LOC123092484 gene encoding lipid phosphate phosphatase gamma, translating to MSGAGEYQEMAASVPPALKAITLTHVRYHRGDRVGLFLAWVSLIPVFISLGGFISHFMFRRELQGICFALGLLVSQVLNELIKHSVAQSRPASCELLETCDSHGWPSSHAQYTFFFATYLSLFVLRRSPASRVMASFSWPLAFLTMLSRVYLGYHTVPQVFAGAVVGLVFGAIWYWFANTILAQYFPMIEESAIGRWFYIKDTSHIQDVLKFEYDNARAARKKVATD from the exons ATGTCCGGCGCGGGGGAGTACCAGGAGATGGCCGCGTCGGTGCCGCCGGCGCTCAAGGCCATCACGCTCACCCACGTCCGCTACCACCGGGGCGACAGGGTCGGCCTCTTCCTCGCGTGGGTCTCCCTAATCCCCGTCTTCATCAGCCTCGGCGGCTTCATCTCCCACTTCATGTTCCGCCGCGAGCTGCAGGGCATCTGCTTCGCCTTGGGGCTCCTCGTCTCGCAGGTCCTCAACGAGCTCATCAAGCACTCCGTCGCGCAGTCCCGCCCGGCCTCGTGCGAGCTGCTCGAGACCTGCGACTCCCACGGCTGGCCGTCCAGCCACGCGCAGTacaccttcttcttcgccacctACCTCTCGCTCTTCGTGCTCCGGCGGTCGCCGGCGAGCCGCGTCATGGCCTCCTTCTCATGGCCTCTCGCGTTCCTCACCATGCTCTCCAGGGTGTATCTCGGCTACCACACCGTCCCGCAG GTTTTCGCGGGAGCAGTAGTCGGCCTTGTATTTGGTGCTATCTGGTACTGGTTCGCCAACACCATTCTTGCTCAATACTTCCCAATGATTGAGGAGAGCGCAATTGGGAGGTGGTTTTATATCAAGGATACTTCACATATTCAAGATGTGCTCAAGTTTGAGTATGATAATGCAAGGGCAGCAAGGAAGAAAGTCGCTACTGATTGA